From Desmodus rotundus isolate HL8 chromosome 10, HLdesRot8A.1, whole genome shotgun sequence, one genomic window encodes:
- the HNRNPU gene encoding heterogeneous nuclear ribonucleoprotein U, giving the protein MSSSPVNVKKLKVSELKEELKKRRLSDKGLKADLMERLQAALDNEEAGRPAMEPGNGSLDLGGDSAGRSGAGLEQEAATGGDEEEEEEEEEEGIAALDGDQMEIGEENGAAGAADSGPMEEEEAASEDENGDDQGFQEGEDELGEEEEGAGDENGHGEQQAQPPATPQQQPQQQRGAAKEAAGKSSGPTSLLAVTVAPPGASQGQQQSGGDGKTEQKGGDKKRGVKRPREDHGRGYFEYIEENKYSRAKSPQPPVEEEDEHFDDTVVCLDTYNCDLHFKISRDRLSASSLTMESFAFLWAGGRASYGVSKGKVCFEMKVTEKIPVRHLYTKDIDIHEVRIGWSLTTSGMLLGEEEFSYGYSLKGIKTCNCETEDYGEKFDENDVITCFANFESDEVELSYAKNGQELGVAFKISKEVLAGRPLFPHVLCHNCAVEFNFGQKEKPYFPIPEDYTFIQNVPLEDRVRGPKGPEEKKDCEVVMMIGLPGAGKTTWVTKHAAENPGKYNILGTNTIMDKMMVAGFKKQMADTGKLNTLLQRAPQCLGKFIEIAARKKRNFILDQTNVSAAAQRRKMCLFVGFQRKAVVVCPKDEDYKQRTQKKAEVEGKDLPEHAVLKMKGNFTLPEVAECFDEITYVELQREEAQKLLKQYKEESKKALHPEKKQNTGSKKSNKNKSGKNQFNRGGGHRGRGGFNMRGGNFRGGAPGNRGGYNRGNMPQRGGGGGGSGGIGYPYPRGPVFSSRGGYSNRGGNYNRGGMPNRGNYNQNFRGRGNNRGYKNQSQGYNQWQQGQFWGQKPWSQHYHQGYY; this is encoded by the exons ATGAGTTCCTCGCCTGTTAATGTAAAAAAGCTGAAGGTGTCGGAGCTGAAAGAGGAGCTCAAGAAGCGGCGCCTTTCCGACAAGGGCCTCAAGGCCGACCTCATGGAGCGGCTCCAGGCCGCGTTGGACAACGAGGAGGCCGGCCGGCCTGCCATGGAGCCCGGGAACGGCAGCCTAGACCTGGGCGGGGATTCCGCCGGGCGCTCGGGAGCAGGCCTCGAGCAGGAGGCCGCGACTGGCGGCGacgaagaggaggaggaggaagaggaggaggaagggattgCCGCCCTGGATGGCGACCAGATGGAGATAGGGGAGGAGAACGGGGCCGCGGGGGCGGCCGACTCGGGCCcgatggaagaggaggaggccgCCTCCGAGGACGAGAACGGCGACGACCAGGGTTTCCAGGAGGGGGAGGATGAGCtcggagaggaggaagaaggcgCAGGCGACGAGAACGGGCACGGGGAACAGCAGGCTCAACCGCCGGCGACGCCGCAGCAACAGCCCCAACAGCAGCGCGGGGCCGCCAAGGAGGCCGCGGGGAAGAGCAGCGGCCCCACTTCGCTGCTCGCGGTGACGGTGGCGCCACCCggggccagccagggccagcagcagTCGGGAG GAGACGGCAAAACAGAGCAGAAAGGCGGAGATAAAAAGAGAGGTGTTAAACGACCTCGGGAAGACCATGGccgtggatattttgagtacattgAAGAGAACAAGTATAGCAG AGCCAAATCTCCTCAGCCACCTGTTGAAGAGGAGGATGAACACTTCGATGACACAGTGGTTTGTCTTGACACTT ATAATTGtgatctacattttaaaatatcaagagaTCGCCTCAGTGCTTCTTCCCTTACTATGGagagttttgcttttctttgggctggaggaagggctTCTTACGGTGTGTCAAAAGGCAAAGTCTGTTTTGAAATGAAG GTTACAGAGAAGATCCCTGTAAGGCATTTATATACAAAAGATATTGACATACATGAAGTTCGGATTGGCTGGTCTCTAACCACAAGTGGAATGTTACTTG gtgAAGAAGAATTTTCTTACGGATATTCtctaaaaggaataaaaacatgcAACTGTGAGACTGAAGATTATGGAGAGAAGTTTGATGAAAATGATGTGATTACATGTTTTGCT AACTTTGAAAGTGATGAAGTAGAACTCTCCTATGCAAAGAATGGACAAGAACTTGGTGTTGCCTTCAAAATCAGTAAGGAAGTTCTTGCTGGACGGCCACTCTTCCCACATGTTCTCTGCCACAACTGCGCTGTCGAATTCAATTTTGGTCAGAAGGAAAAGCCATATTTTCCAATACCTGAGGACTATACTTTCATCCAGAATGTTCCCTTGGAGGACCGAGTTAGAGGCCCAAAGGGGCCTGAAGAGAAGAAAGATTGTGaa GTGGTTATGATGATTGGCTTGCCAGGAGCTGGAAAGACTACCTGGGTTACTAAACATGCAGCAGAAAATCCTGGTAAATACAACATTCTTGGAACAAATACCATAATGGATAAAATGATG gtggCAGGTTTTAAGAAGCAAATGGCAGATACTGGAAAACTAAACACACTGTTGCAGAGAGCTCCGCAGTGTCTTGGAAAGTTTATTGAGATTGCTGCCCGTAAGAAGCGAAATTTCATTCTGGATCAG acaaATGTGTCTGCTGCTGCCCAGAGGAGAAAAATGTGCCTGTTCGTAGGCTTCCAACGAAAAGCTGTTGTAGTTTGCCCAAAAGATGAAGACTATAAGCAAAGAACGCAGAAGAAAGCAGAAGTTGAGGGGAAAGACCTACCAGAACACGCAGTTCTCAAAATGAAAG GAAACTTCACACTGCCAGAGGTAGCTGAGTGCTTTGATGAGATCACCTACGTTGAGCTTCAGAGGGAGGAAGCCCAAAAACTTTTGAAGCAGTATAAGGAAGAGAGCAAGAAGGCTCTTCACCcggaaaagaaacagaacactGGCTCAAAgaagagcaataaaaacaaaagcggCAAGAACCAGTTTAACAGAGGTGGTGGCCATAGAGGACGCGGCGGATTCAATATGCGTGGTGGAAATTTCAGAGGAGGAG CTCCTGGGAATCGTGGTGGATATAACAGGGGCAACATGCCACAGAGAGGTGGTGGCGGAGGTGGAAGTGGTGGAATTGGCTATCCGTATCCTCGTGGCCCTGTTTTTAGCAGCCGAGGTGGTTACTCAAACAGAGGGGGGAACTACAACAGAGGTGGAATGCCCAACAGAGGAAACTACAACCAG aaCTTCAGAGGACGAGGAAACAATCGTGGCTATAAAAATCAATCTCAGGGCTACAACCAGTGGCAGCAGGGT CAATTCTGGGGTCAGAAGCCATGGAGTCAGCATTATCACCAAGGATATTATTGA
- the COX20 gene encoding cytochrome c oxidase assembly protein COX20, mitochondrial isoform X2, producing MAAGAQGAGLAGLPLAEARGGAGLAVRTRPHGRRAGARRAREGEGRIRRSCDVGAGGFIVVTLGYWFHCRYNYAKQRIQERIVREGIKNKILYESTDLDPERKQGKSSN from the exons ATGGCGGCCGGCGcgcagggggcggggctggcggggCTTCCGCTGGCGGAggcccggggcggggcggggctggcggTGAGGACTCGTCCCCATGGCCGCCGCGCCGGGGCCCGACGAGCCCGAGAAGGGGAAG GTAGAATTAGAAGATCATGTGATGTTGGAGCAGGAGGATTTATCGTGGTCACTTTAGGATACTG GTTCCACTGTAGGTATAATTATGCAAAGCAAAGGATCCAGGAAAGAATTGTCagagaaggaattaaaaataagattttatatgAAAGTACCGATCTTGATCCTGAAAGGAAACAAGGCAAGAGCAGCAACTGA
- the COX20 gene encoding cytochrome c oxidase assembly protein COX20, mitochondrial isoform X1, giving the protein MAAAPGPDEPEKGKPFKLLGILDVENTPCARDSLLYGSLGSVVAGLGHFLLTSRIRRSCDVGAGGFIVVTLGYWFHCRYNYAKQRIQERIVREGIKNKILYESTDLDPERKQGKSSN; this is encoded by the exons ATGGCCGCCGCGCCGGGGCCCGACGAGCCCGAGAAGGGGAAG CCCTTCAAGCTCCTGGGAATTTTAGATGTTGAAAACACTCCCTGTGCACGGGACTCGCTATTATATGGTTCGTTAGGATCTGTTGTGGCTGGCCTTGGACATTTCTTGTTAACTA GTAGAATTAGAAGATCATGTGATGTTGGAGCAGGAGGATTTATCGTGGTCACTTTAGGATACTG GTTCCACTGTAGGTATAATTATGCAAAGCAAAGGATCCAGGAAAGAATTGTCagagaaggaattaaaaataagattttatatgAAAGTACCGATCTTGATCCTGAAAGGAAACAAGGCAAGAGCAGCAACTGA